A genomic region of Desulfosarcina ovata subsp. ovata contains the following coding sequences:
- a CDS encoding exo-beta-N-acetylmuramidase NamZ domain-containing protein, with protein sequence MVTVKTGLEVFLESPQSWVKGQRLGLLCNPASVDFRLVHARHRIASAVPGQLTALYSPQHGFFAEKQDNMIESGDRLDPATGLPIFSLYGETRIPTPAMLDPIDTLLVDLQDVGTRVYTFIYTLSHCMEAARQLGKRIVVLDRPNPIGGRMEGNLLKPECASFVGRYPIPMRHGLTIGELALLFNTQFKIGCELEVVAMRGWNRNMTYEQTGLPWVAPSPNLPTPASTLVYPGQVLWEATNISEGRGTTQPFELFGAPFIEPDALLEKIDKEYRSGAALRPVAFEPTSNKWAGQLCQGFQIHVTDPEAYRPYTLSLAIYQAIFQMYEKCFGYKQPPYEYEYERLPMDLIIGDPEIRRAIENGVPLCTLAQAWSSALSTYRRQAERIGLYETD encoded by the coding sequence ATGGTAACGGTTAAAACAGGACTCGAGGTATTTCTTGAGTCTCCGCAATCATGGGTCAAGGGGCAGCGGCTGGGCCTGCTATGCAATCCTGCGTCGGTGGATTTCCGGCTGGTGCATGCCCGCCATCGCATTGCCAGCGCCGTGCCGGGTCAGCTTACGGCGCTCTATTCCCCGCAGCATGGTTTTTTTGCCGAGAAGCAGGACAACATGATCGAATCGGGAGACCGGCTGGATCCGGCAACCGGGCTGCCGATATTTTCCCTTTACGGGGAGACCCGTATTCCGACGCCGGCCATGCTGGATCCCATCGACACCCTGCTGGTCGATCTGCAGGATGTGGGCACGCGGGTCTATACGTTCATCTACACCCTCTCCCACTGCATGGAAGCCGCCAGGCAACTGGGCAAGCGAATCGTCGTCCTGGACCGCCCCAATCCCATCGGAGGCCGCATGGAGGGCAACCTGCTCAAACCGGAATGCGCCTCGTTCGTGGGACGCTATCCGATTCCCATGCGCCATGGTCTCACCATCGGTGAGCTGGCCCTCCTGTTCAACACGCAATTTAAAATCGGCTGTGAACTCGAGGTGGTGGCCATGCGGGGATGGAACAGAAACATGACCTACGAGCAGACCGGTCTGCCCTGGGTGGCCCCGTCGCCCAATCTGCCCACCCCGGCCTCGACCCTGGTTTACCCCGGTCAGGTGCTCTGGGAGGCTACGAACATCTCCGAAGGCAGGGGCACGACCCAGCCGTTCGAGCTTTTCGGCGCCCCCTTTATCGAACCGGACGCCCTCTTGGAAAAGATCGATAAGGAGTATCGATCCGGCGCGGCACTCAGACCGGTGGCCTTCGAGCCCACATCCAACAAATGGGCCGGTCAGTTGTGCCAGGGGTTTCAGATCCATGTCACCGACCCTGAGGCCTACCGTCCCTACACCCTGTCGCTGGCCATTTATCAGGCCATTTTTCAAATGTATGAAAAATGCTTCGGCTATAAACAGCCGCCCTATGAATACGAATACGAACGCCTGCCCATGGATCTGATTATCGGCGATCCGGAGATCCGCAGGGCAATCGAAAATGGG